Proteins encoded within one genomic window of Minwuia thermotolerans:
- a CDS encoding isovaleryl-CoA dehydrogenase, with amino-acid sequence MIPNQYPTLNFYLGETADMIRDTVASFAGDRVAPRAEEIDRTNQFPRDLWPEMGALGLLGMTVEEEYGGSGLGYLEHVVAMEEISRASGSVGLSYGAHSNLCVNQIRLNGTEEQRRKYLPKLVSGEHLGALAMSEPGAGSDVVGMKLRAEKKGDRFVLNGNKFWITNGPDADTLVVYAKTEPDKGPRGITAFIIEKGFKGFSTAQKLDKLGMRGSDTGELVFEDCEVPEDNILGGLNQGARVLMSGLDYERAVLAAGPLGIMQACMDAVIPYVHERKQFGQAIGEFQLMQGKIADMYTTMNASRAYVYAVAQACDRGEVTRYDAAGCILYAAEKATWMALEAIQALGGNGYINDYPTGRYLRDAKLYEIGAGTSEIRRMLIGRELFEKSA; translated from the coding sequence ATGATCCCGAACCAGTACCCGACCCTCAATTTCTATCTCGGCGAGACCGCGGACATGATCCGCGACACCGTGGCCAGCTTCGCCGGCGACCGTGTGGCGCCGCGCGCCGAGGAGATCGACCGCACCAACCAGTTCCCGCGGGATCTCTGGCCGGAGATGGGCGCGCTCGGCCTGCTCGGCATGACGGTCGAGGAGGAATATGGCGGCTCCGGCCTCGGCTATCTGGAGCACGTCGTCGCGATGGAGGAAATCAGCCGCGCCTCCGGCTCCGTCGGCCTCAGCTATGGCGCGCATTCCAATCTCTGCGTCAACCAGATCCGCTTGAACGGCACCGAAGAACAGCGCCGGAAATATCTGCCGAAACTCGTCTCCGGCGAACATCTGGGCGCGCTGGCCATGTCGGAACCCGGCGCCGGCTCCGATGTCGTCGGCATGAAGCTCCGCGCCGAGAAGAAGGGCGACCGCTTCGTCCTCAACGGCAACAAGTTCTGGATCACCAACGGCCCCGACGCCGACACGCTGGTGGTCTACGCCAAGACCGAACCGGACAAGGGCCCGCGCGGCATCACCGCCTTCATCATCGAGAAGGGCTTCAAGGGTTTCTCCACGGCGCAGAAGCTGGACAAGCTCGGCATGCGCGGCTCGGATACGGGTGAGCTGGTCTTCGAGGACTGCGAGGTGCCGGAGGACAACATTCTGGGCGGGCTGAACCAGGGCGCGCGCGTTCTGATGTCGGGCCTGGACTATGAGCGCGCGGTGCTGGCCGCCGGGCCGCTGGGCATCATGCAGGCCTGCATGGACGCCGTGATTCCCTATGTTCACGAACGCAAGCAGTTCGGTCAGGCGATCGGCGAGTTCCAGCTCATGCAGGGCAAGATCGCCGACATGTACACGACGATGAACGCCTCCCGCGCCTACGTCTATGCGGTGGCACAGGCCTGCGACCGCGGCGAGGTCACCCGCTACGACGCCGCCGGCTGCATCCTCTACGCCGCCGAGAAGGCGACCTGGATGGCGCTTGAGGCGATCCAGGCGCTGGGGGGCAACGGCTACATCAACGACTATCCGACCGGCCGCTACCTGCGAGACGCCAAGCTCTACGAGATCGGCGCCGGCACATCGGAAATCCGGCGGATGCTGATCGGCCGCGAGCTGTTCGAGAAGAGCGCCTGA
- the cofD gene encoding 2-phospho-L-lactate transferase: MSEPNVVYLSGGVGGAKLALGLSHLLPPERLTIVANTGDDFEHLGFPVCPDIDTLVYTLSGLANPALGWGRRDETSAFMETLRQLGGPDWFFLGDRDLAMHAERRRRAADGHDLTEITAALAQALGVEHPILPMTDEPAPTIVETVDGPLAFQDYFVRLRAAPPVTGFTLHGGHMAAPSKAVLDAIRAADLIVVGPSNPYISIDPILKLAGMDAALREASAPIAVISPIVGGKAIKGPTAKMMAELGRESSVAGVAAHYGALASVLVIDAADADQAAGLAELVPRVSVTNTVMRTLEDRVALARHVLGLRDP; this comes from the coding sequence ATGAGCGAGCCGAATGTGGTCTATCTGTCGGGCGGCGTCGGCGGGGCAAAGCTCGCGCTGGGCCTCTCGCACCTGCTGCCGCCCGAACGACTGACCATCGTCGCCAATACCGGCGACGATTTCGAGCATCTGGGCTTTCCGGTCTGCCCGGATATCGACACGCTGGTCTACACCCTTTCCGGTCTCGCCAATCCCGCTCTCGGCTGGGGACGGCGCGACGAGACCTCCGCCTTCATGGAAACCCTGCGCCAGCTTGGCGGGCCCGACTGGTTCTTCCTCGGCGACCGTGACCTTGCCATGCACGCCGAGCGCCGCCGGCGTGCGGCCGACGGGCATGACCTGACCGAAATCACCGCAGCTCTGGCGCAGGCTCTGGGCGTCGAACATCCGATCCTGCCCATGACCGACGAGCCGGCGCCGACAATCGTCGAGACGGTCGACGGCCCCCTCGCCTTCCAGGACTATTTCGTTCGATTGCGCGCGGCCCCCCCCGTCACAGGCTTCACGCTGCATGGCGGGCATATGGCTGCGCCCTCGAAGGCGGTTCTCGATGCCATCCGGGCCGCCGACCTGATCGTGGTCGGGCCATCCAACCCCTATATCTCGATCGACCCGATCCTGAAGCTCGCCGGCATGGACGCCGCGCTGCGCGAGGCTTCGGCCCCCATCGCGGTGATTTCCCCCATCGTCGGCGGCAAGGCCATCAAGGGGCCCACGGCGAAGATGATGGCCGAACTCGGCCGGGAATCGTCAGTAGCGGGCGTCGCGGCGCATTACGGCGCTCTGGCCTCCGTTCTCGTGATCGACGCGGCCGACGCGGATCAGGCCGCCGGACTCGCGGAGCTCGTTCCCCGCGTCTCGGTCACCAACACGGTCATGCGCACGCTGGAGGACAGGGTCGCGCTGGCGCGCCATGTCCTCGGGCTTCGGGATCCGTGA
- a CDS encoding TIGR03032 family protein, with protein sequence MTEKQETEPAADAPAGSEAEKLRLTPSRQFPNWLAEQGVSLAFTTYQAGKLFLIGLNADGRLSIFERTFNRCMGLWTDSQTIWMSSLYQIWRMENVLPAGETYRGHDRLFVPQVGYTTGDIDVHDMAVDRDGRLVFAATLFGCLATLSESHSFKPLWKPPFLSKLAAEDRCHLNGLAMRDGRPRYVTAVSRSDVADGWRDRRTDGGVVVDVDNGEIVADGLSMPHSPRWHDGRLWLSNAGTGEFGYIDPKSGRFEPVTFCPGFLRGATIVGDFAVVGLSLPRENQAFTGLALDEKLKGADAEARCALYVIDLKSGDVVHWLRIEGVVQELYDVAALPGVRRPMAIGFMTDEIRRVLTVDDSDWPDRIENKGEKD encoded by the coding sequence ATGACGGAAAAGCAGGAGACGGAGCCGGCGGCCGACGCCCCGGCCGGAAGCGAGGCGGAGAAGCTTCGCCTGACGCCGTCCAGACAGTTCCCCAACTGGCTCGCCGAACAGGGCGTCAGTCTGGCATTCACGACCTATCAGGCGGGAAAGCTGTTTCTGATCGGACTCAACGCAGACGGGCGGCTGTCGATCTTCGAACGCACCTTCAACCGCTGCATGGGGCTCTGGACCGACAGCCAGACGATCTGGATGAGTTCGCTCTACCAGATCTGGCGGATGGAGAACGTGCTCCCCGCCGGCGAGACCTATCGCGGCCATGACCGGCTGTTCGTGCCCCAGGTCGGCTACACCACCGGCGATATCGACGTCCATGACATGGCGGTCGACCGCGACGGACGCCTGGTCTTCGCCGCAACGCTTTTCGGCTGTCTGGCGACGCTCAGCGAAAGCCATTCCTTCAAGCCCCTCTGGAAGCCTCCCTTCCTCAGCAAGCTGGCGGCGGAGGACCGTTGCCATCTCAACGGCCTGGCGATGCGCGATGGCCGCCCGCGCTACGTCACGGCGGTCAGCCGCTCCGACGTCGCCGACGGCTGGCGCGACCGCCGCACGGATGGCGGCGTGGTCGTCGACGTCGACAACGGCGAGATCGTCGCGGACGGCCTGTCGATGCCGCACAGCCCGCGCTGGCATGACGGCCGGCTCTGGCTGTCCAATGCGGGAACCGGCGAGTTCGGGTATATCGACCCGAAGTCCGGCCGCTTCGAACCGGTGACGTTCTGTCCCGGCTTCCTGCGAGGCGCGACGATCGTCGGCGACTTCGCCGTGGTCGGACTGAGCTTGCCGCGCGAGAACCAGGCCTTCACCGGGCTGGCGCTGGACGAGAAACTGAAGGGCGCGGATGCCGAAGCCCGCTGCGCGCTCTATGTCATCGACCTGAAGAGCGGCGACGTGGTGCACTGGCTGCGCATCGAGGGCGTGGTCCAGGAACTCTACGACGTGGCGGCGCTGCCCGGCGTGCGGCGGCCCATGGCGATCGGATTCATGACCGACGAGATCCGGCGGGTGCTGACGGTCGACGACAGCGACTGGCCGGACCGGATCGAGAACAAGGGGGAGAAGGACTGA
- the glpK gene encoding glycerol kinase GlpK yields MTGLILAIDQGTTSSRAILFDADTAVVAVAQQEFRQHFPRSGWVEHDPEDLWRSTVETCREAMKTAGVDAGGIAAIGITNQRETTVVWERETGRVIHNAIVWQDRRTAGFCQKLKADGHEDMVAARTGLLLDPYFSGTKIAWILNNVEGARGRAERGELLFGTVDTWLLWRLTGGRVHATDATNASRTLLYGIRSGEWDDELCALIGVPRAMLPEVRDSSGLFGETEADLFGGAIPVAGIAGDQQAATVGQACFRPGMMKSTYGTGCFALLNTGETPVPSKNRLLTTVAYQLNGRRTYALEGSIFVAGAAVQWLRDGLGIIGSAPESGALARQADPAQEVYLVPAFTGLGAPYWDADARGALFGLTRGTGPAELARAALESVCYQTRDLLEAMRGDWPEAASKETVLRVDGGMVASDWTMQCLADMLGAPVDRPEVLETTALGAAYLAGLHAGIYPEPDRFAEGWRLQHRFDPQMAEAERARKYAGWQDAVRRTLTA; encoded by the coding sequence ATGACCGGACTGATCCTCGCCATCGACCAGGGCACCACCTCCAGCCGCGCCATCCTGTTCGATGCCGACACCGCGGTCGTCGCCGTGGCGCAGCAGGAATTCCGCCAGCACTTCCCGCGTTCCGGCTGGGTGGAGCACGACCCGGAGGATCTCTGGCGATCGACCGTGGAGACCTGCCGCGAGGCGATGAAGACGGCTGGCGTGGACGCCGGCGGCATCGCCGCGATCGGTATCACCAACCAGCGTGAAACGACCGTGGTCTGGGAACGCGAGACGGGACGCGTCATACACAACGCCATCGTCTGGCAGGACCGCCGCACGGCGGGCTTCTGCCAGAAACTGAAGGCGGACGGGCACGAGGATATGGTGGCGGCAAGGACCGGCCTGCTGCTGGACCCCTATTTCTCCGGCACCAAGATCGCCTGGATACTGAACAACGTGGAGGGCGCGCGCGGACGGGCCGAGCGCGGCGAACTGCTTTTCGGCACCGTCGATACCTGGCTGCTCTGGCGGCTCACCGGCGGACGGGTCCACGCCACCGACGCGACCAACGCCAGCCGGACGCTGCTCTATGGCATCCGTTCGGGCGAGTGGGACGACGAGCTCTGCGCGCTGATCGGCGTGCCGCGCGCCATGCTGCCCGAAGTCCGGGACTCGTCGGGCCTTTTCGGGGAGACGGAAGCCGATCTGTTCGGCGGGGCGATTCCGGTGGCCGGTATCGCCGGCGACCAGCAGGCCGCGACGGTGGGCCAGGCCTGCTTCCGGCCGGGCATGATGAAGTCGACCTACGGCACCGGCTGCTTCGCCCTGCTCAACACGGGCGAGACGCCGGTGCCCTCGAAGAACCGCCTGCTGACCACGGTGGCCTACCAGCTGAACGGCCGGCGGACCTACGCCCTGGAAGGCTCGATCTTCGTCGCCGGCGCGGCGGTGCAGTGGCTGCGCGACGGTCTCGGCATCATCGGCTCGGCGCCGGAAAGCGGCGCCCTCGCCCGCCAGGCGGACCCGGCGCAGGAGGTCTATCTGGTGCCGGCCTTCACCGGACTTGGCGCGCCTTACTGGGATGCCGACGCGCGCGGCGCGCTGTTCGGCCTGACCCGCGGCACGGGACCGGCGGAGCTGGCGCGCGCGGCGCTGGAATCCGTCTGCTACCAGACCCGCGACCTGTTGGAAGCCATGCGCGGCGACTGGCCGGAAGCGGCGTCGAAGGAAACGGTGCTGCGCGTCGACGGCGGCATGGTCGCCAGCGACTGGACCATGCAGTGCCTGGCCGACATGCTGGGCGCGCCCGTCGACCGGCCAGAGGTGCTCGAGACGACGGCGCTGGGCGCGGCCTATCTCGCCGGCCTGCACGCCGGCATCTACCCCGAACCCGACCGCTTCGCCGAAGGCTGGCGGCTGCAGCACCGCTTCGACCCGCAGATGGCCGAGGCCGAGCGGGCGCGCAAATACGCCGGCTGGCAGGACGCCGTCAGGCGCACGCTGACGGCGTAG
- a CDS encoding Crp/Fnr family transcriptional regulator has product MSQQQTIGSLAGCELLKGLPEAEVATLERRCTWRRFKNGEQVLDRNSDSRDVMFVVEGQVQIVNYSTSGREIAYATVRQGGYFGELAAIDGLPRSASAVAQGTCVLAQIAPQVFMDFVISRPEASMALLHRLAKIIRTCDERIMDLSTLGAVQRVYLELLRLAEADPVTPETWVIYPLPTQSNIAARASTTRETVARVISQLSQEGLVKKKGKSLYIWDRDALAIRADKLTTPELTPR; this is encoded by the coding sequence ATGTCTCAGCAACAGACCATAGGCTCCCTGGCCGGGTGCGAGCTCCTGAAGGGACTGCCCGAGGCGGAAGTGGCCACGCTGGAACGGCGCTGTACCTGGCGGCGCTTCAAGAACGGCGAACAGGTCCTCGACCGCAACAGCGATTCCCGGGACGTGATGTTCGTCGTCGAAGGCCAGGTTCAGATCGTCAACTATTCGACTTCCGGCCGCGAGATCGCCTATGCGACGGTCCGTCAGGGCGGCTATTTCGGCGAGTTGGCGGCCATCGACGGCCTGCCGCGGTCGGCCTCGGCGGTCGCCCAGGGCACGTGCGTGCTGGCGCAGATCGCCCCGCAGGTGTTCATGGACTTCGTGATATCCCGCCCCGAGGCGTCGATGGCGCTGCTCCACCGCCTGGCGAAGATCATCCGCACCTGCGACGAGCGCATCATGGATCTCTCCACCCTCGGCGCGGTGCAGCGCGTCTATCTGGAGCTGCTGCGCCTGGCCGAGGCGGATCCGGTGACCCCCGAGACCTGGGTGATCTATCCCCTGCCGACCCAGAGCAATATCGCGGCGCGCGCCAGCACCACGCGCGAGACGGTGGCCCGCGTGATCAGCCAGCTTTCCCAGGAAGGTCTGGTAAAGAAGAAGGGCAAGAGTCTCTATATCTGGGACCGCGACGCCCTCGCGATCCGCGCCGACAAGCTGACCACCCCGGAACTGACGCCGCGCTGA
- the cofE gene encoding coenzyme F420-0:L-glutamate ligase, which produces MPQRLEVIGLSGLPEVRAGDDLPGLLRQAADAAGGFSEGDILVVAQKIVSKAENRFVDLRTVTPGERAIRVARHCDKDPRQVEVILSESTEIVRHRPGVLIVRHRLGHVLANAGIDASNVPQRDGSEFVLLLPRDPDASAEAIRRSAGARIGVVINDSPGRAWRAGSVGIAIGCAGVKTVADLRGQTDRDGRTMQASELAIADELAAAASIVMGQAAEGVPAAIVRGAGDMLGEGRAADLVRDREMDLFR; this is translated from the coding sequence ATGCCGCAACGCCTCGAGGTCATCGGTCTGTCCGGCCTGCCGGAGGTCCGGGCGGGCGACGACCTGCCCGGACTTCTGCGGCAGGCCGCCGATGCCGCAGGCGGATTCTCTGAGGGTGACATACTCGTCGTCGCCCAGAAGATCGTCTCGAAGGCCGAGAACCGCTTCGTCGACCTGCGCACGGTGACGCCCGGCGAACGAGCCATCAGGGTGGCGCGCCACTGCGACAAGGATCCCAGGCAGGTCGAGGTCATCCTCTCCGAGAGCACGGAGATCGTGCGCCACCGGCCCGGCGTGCTGATCGTGCGCCACCGGCTGGGCCATGTGCTCGCCAATGCCGGTATCGACGCCTCCAACGTCCCCCAGCGGGACGGTTCGGAGTTCGTCCTGCTGCTGCCCCGCGACCCGGACGCGAGCGCCGAGGCGATCCGCAGGAGCGCCGGGGCGCGTATCGGCGTCGTCATCAACGACAGTCCGGGCCGCGCCTGGCGCGCGGGCTCGGTCGGCATCGCCATCGGCTGCGCCGGCGTGAAGACGGTCGCCGACCTGCGCGGACAGACGGACCGCGACGGCCGGACGATGCAGGCGAGCGAACTCGCCATCGCCGACGAACTGGCGGCCGCGGCTTCCATCGTCATGGGCCAGGCCGCCGAAGGCGTGCCGGCCGCGATCGTCCGTGGCGCGGGCGACATGCTGGGCGAAGGCCGCGCCGCTGACCTGGTTCGCGACCGTGAAATGGATCTGTTCCGATGA
- the modA gene encoding molybdate ABC transporter substrate-binding protein, which produces MRKLALALLMICHAAPAAAADVTVFASASLEEVVEMLAESFEDRTGEKVGITLAGRSALTRQSRRGPSTDIIISADIQWLDRLEDGKAIMAPSRRVIAGNRLVLVARSDDADAAATIEAALSEGGRGMIAIADPSNAPGGQRAREALRELGLWDTLKARTAQAGDTREVIRFVQRRVARYGIAYHTDALAFEDIKEVAAFAEELHDPIRYELALTFQGQALNRELSSRFVEHVLSPAGFEILAAAGFIPCPDGC; this is translated from the coding sequence ATGCGGAAATTGGCACTGGCGCTTCTGATGATCTGCCACGCCGCCCCGGCGGCGGCGGCGGACGTCACCGTCTTCGCTTCGGCCAGTCTGGAGGAAGTCGTCGAGATGCTGGCCGAATCCTTCGAAGACCGCACCGGCGAGAAGGTGGGCATCACCCTGGCCGGGCGTTCGGCGCTGACCCGCCAGTCCCGGCGCGGACCGTCCACCGACATCATCATTTCCGCCGACATCCAGTGGCTGGACCGCCTGGAGGACGGCAAGGCCATCATGGCCCCGAGCCGCCGGGTAATCGCGGGAAACCGCCTGGTGCTGGTGGCGCGCTCCGACGACGCCGACGCAGCGGCAACCATCGAGGCCGCGTTGAGCGAGGGGGGCCGCGGCATGATTGCCATTGCCGACCCGTCCAACGCGCCGGGCGGGCAGCGTGCCCGCGAGGCGCTGCGGGAACTCGGGCTCTGGGACACGCTGAAAGCGCGCACGGCTCAAGCCGGCGACACCCGCGAGGTCATCCGCTTCGTGCAGCGCCGTGTGGCCCGTTACGGCATTGCCTATCACACCGACGCGCTGGCCTTCGAGGACATCAAGGAAGTCGCCGCCTTCGCCGAGGAGCTGCATGACCCGATCCGCTACGAACTCGCGCTGACCTTCCAGGGTCAGGCGCTGAACCGTGAGCTGTCATCGCGCTTCGTGGAACATGTGCTGAGTCCGGCCGGCTTCGAAATCCTCGCTGCGGCGGGCTTCATTCCCTGCCCGGATGGCTGCTGA
- the metC gene encoding cystathionine beta-lyase produces the protein MKQDTKIVSAGRDPEANLGIVNPPVYHTSTILQPSLGEMRRKGEARARGESVTMYGRIGHPTSLALEDAMAEIEGGYRCFAFPSGLAAIATALTAYVGSGDHVLVTDSVYRPTRSYCDGLLKRMGVETTYYDPLIGGGIADLIQENTKIVYVEAPGSQTFEMQDIPAIAEAAHAAGAIVMMDNTWATPLYFRPFEKGVDVSIHAGTKYIVGHSDAMLGLVTTTETAWNPLRATAQMLGQCVGPDDVYLGLRGLRTLSVRLERHMKNGLEIARWLEERPEVDRVLHPGLPGHPGHDIWKRDFLGASGLFSIVLKEGHDDDALARMIDGYELFGLGASWGGYESLVISQKPEQYRTATPWRGPGPLVRYHIGLEDPDDLREDLSKGFARLGS, from the coding sequence ATGAAGCAGGACACGAAGATCGTCAGCGCCGGACGCGATCCGGAGGCAAATCTGGGCATCGTCAATCCGCCCGTCTATCACACCTCCACGATCCTGCAGCCAAGTCTTGGAGAGATGCGCCGGAAGGGGGAAGCACGGGCCCGCGGCGAGTCAGTCACGATGTACGGACGCATCGGTCACCCCACCTCCCTGGCCCTCGAGGATGCGATGGCCGAGATCGAGGGCGGTTACCGCTGTTTCGCCTTTCCCTCCGGCCTCGCCGCGATCGCGACGGCGCTGACGGCCTATGTCGGGTCCGGCGATCACGTGCTGGTGACAGACAGCGTCTATCGCCCGACGCGCAGTTATTGCGACGGGCTGCTGAAGCGGATGGGCGTGGAGACGACCTACTACGATCCGCTGATCGGCGGCGGCATTGCGGACCTGATCCAGGAAAACACGAAGATCGTCTACGTCGAGGCGCCCGGCTCGCAGACCTTCGAGATGCAGGACATTCCCGCGATCGCGGAGGCCGCCCACGCCGCCGGCGCCATCGTGATGATGGACAACACCTGGGCGACACCGCTCTATTTCCGGCCCTTCGAGAAGGGCGTCGACGTCTCGATCCATGCAGGCACGAAGTACATCGTGGGCCATTCGGACGCGATGCTGGGACTGGTCACCACGACAGAGACGGCCTGGAATCCGTTGCGCGCGACGGCGCAGATGCTGGGTCAGTGCGTCGGCCCTGACGACGTCTATCTGGGCCTGCGCGGACTGCGCACGCTTTCGGTCCGGCTGGAGCGCCACATGAAGAACGGCCTCGAGATCGCCCGCTGGCTGGAGGAACGACCTGAAGTGGACCGGGTGCTGCACCCCGGCCTGCCCGGCCATCCCGGCCATGACATCTGGAAGCGCGATTTCCTCGGCGCCTCGGGACTGTTCTCCATCGTGCTGAAGGAAGGCCATGACGATGACGCCCTGGCCCGGATGATCGACGGCTACGAGCTGTTCGGACTGGGCGCGAGCTGGGGCGGCTACGAGAGCCTGGTGATCAGCCAGAAACCGGAGCAATACCGCACCGCCACCCCCTGGCGTGGCCCCGGCCCGCTGGTGCGCTACCATATAGGCCTTGAGGATCCGGACGACCTCAGGGAAGACCTGTCGAAAGGGTTTGCGCGGCTCGGGAGCTAG
- the npdG gene encoding NADPH-dependent F420 reductase, which yields MADRKPGIAVIGGSGDLGSGLALRWARAGYPVIIGSRTEEKAVAAAENIRERIPGAEASGMENSAAAAAGEIVVMTVPFSNHRPTLEAVRDAVQGKIFVDVTVPLVPPKVSRVQMPPEGSAGKLAQEILGPEVQVVSAFQNVAADHLADLEHDPDCDVLVAGNAVAAREQVIELVEACGMKGWHVGPIDNAAVAEALTSVLIFMNKRYKSPGAGIRITNIPGAD from the coding sequence ATGGCGGACAGGAAACCAGGCATTGCGGTCATCGGCGGCTCCGGCGACCTTGGGTCGGGACTGGCGCTGCGCTGGGCGCGCGCGGGCTATCCGGTGATCATCGGCTCGCGCACCGAGGAGAAGGCGGTTGCCGCCGCAGAGAACATCCGCGAACGCATTCCCGGCGCGGAGGCTTCAGGCATGGAGAACAGCGCCGCGGCGGCGGCCGGCGAGATCGTCGTCATGACGGTACCCTTCAGCAATCACCGCCCGACGCTCGAAGCCGTGCGCGACGCCGTGCAGGGCAAGATCTTCGTCGACGTGACCGTGCCGCTGGTGCCGCCGAAGGTGAGCCGCGTGCAGATGCCGCCCGAGGGTTCCGCCGGCAAGCTGGCGCAGGAGATACTTGGCCCCGAAGTGCAGGTGGTTTCCGCCTTCCAGAACGTGGCCGCTGACCATCTCGCCGATCTCGAACACGACCCGGATTGCGACGTCCTGGTGGCCGGCAACGCGGTCGCCGCGCGCGAGCAGGTGATCGAACTGGTCGAGGCCTGCGGTATGAAGGGCTGGCATGTCGGGCCAATCGACAACGCCGCGGTCGCCGAAGCCCTGACGTCGGTGCTGATCTTCATGAACAAGCGCTACAAGAGCCCGGGCGCCGGCATCCGCATCACCAATATCCCCGGGGCCGACTGA
- a CDS encoding ABC transporter transmembrane domain-containing protein, which yields MRLGPRSIRQTGDDRPVDNLLQFVWRMSGHHQIWLCLLALTVAALSMAPLELQRRIVNQALDKADLEHLLFLGGLFLAVVVLSGLLKFTLRMYQGWISESAIRYGRGHLLRLYREKPHEDNHESGRAVSIISAEMDKLGSFVGEGLSQPVANLGMLVAILGYMLVVEPLVALLGAVLLVPQALLVPVAQRRINRLIERRLETMRDLSDVIGEDARDAGAEAKIDRLYGNRMKTFLVKFAMKGLINLMNGLAPLGVLIFGGIMVIRDETSVGVIVAFISGFERMGNPLRELLNYYRVAAQATVQHRMIARWM from the coding sequence GTGAGGCTCGGGCCAAGAAGCATTCGGCAGACCGGCGACGACAGGCCGGTCGACAACCTGCTGCAGTTCGTCTGGCGGATGAGCGGTCACCACCAGATCTGGCTGTGCCTTCTGGCGCTGACCGTCGCGGCCCTGAGCATGGCGCCGCTGGAACTGCAGCGGCGCATCGTCAACCAGGCGCTGGACAAGGCGGACCTGGAGCACCTGCTGTTCCTCGGCGGTCTGTTCCTCGCCGTGGTCGTGCTGTCAGGATTGCTGAAATTCACGCTGCGCATGTACCAGGGCTGGATCAGCGAGAGCGCCATCCGCTATGGCCGCGGTCATCTGCTGCGGCTCTATCGTGAGAAACCCCACGAGGACAATCACGAGTCCGGCCGCGCCGTCTCCATCATCAGCGCCGAGATGGACAAGCTCGGCAGCTTCGTCGGCGAAGGCCTGTCCCAGCCGGTCGCCAATCTGGGCATGCTGGTCGCGATCCTCGGCTACATGCTGGTGGTCGAGCCGCTGGTCGCCCTGCTCGGCGCGGTCCTGCTGGTGCCGCAGGCGCTGCTGGTCCCCGTCGCCCAGCGCCGTATCAACCGCCTGATCGAGCGCCGTCTCGAGACCATGCGCGACCTCAGCGACGTCATCGGCGAGGACGCGCGCGACGCCGGCGCCGAGGCGAAGATCGACCGGCTCTACGGCAACCGCATGAAGACCTTCCTGGTGAAATTCGCCATGAAGGGCCTGATCAACCTGATGAACGGCCTCGCACCGCTGGGCGTGCTGATCTTCGGCGGCATCATGGTGATCCGCGACGAGACCAGCGTCGGCGTCATCGTCGCCTTCATTTCCGGCTTCGAGCGGATGGGCAATCCGCTGAGGGAACTGCTGAACTACTACCGCGTCGCCGCACAGGCGACGGTCCAGCACCGCATGATTGCGCGCTGGATGTAG